One Siniperca chuatsi isolate FFG_IHB_CAS linkage group LG8, ASM2008510v1, whole genome shotgun sequence DNA segment encodes these proteins:
- the LOC122880642 gene encoding ubiquitin carboxyl-terminal hydrolase 37-like — protein sequence MDKLPILMALMLQTVCKTLAMQGSSCKSTVAQAIGSQSLGGQQDWLGFPNPAQMCYMNSSLQSLITLADFIRDVSSQEDVWSSLPEAELMRRFMDVVWSHRSVDSCHKLQALDMFKRALSVQAPEFRDNYQKDAHEFLMTVLDQMRSLSPLLQEVAASLGKSYRCPVEDHLVFKMQNTRTCKGCGARFTQVENFTILSLNLVPGDSVQELLQESLMETDLEFRCDCGANTSSQQSTFATLPKVLILHLKRFRYTPLLQLEKLSDPVDLFRELLVTSSQADGWYSLVSVISHLGTEGNRGHYVSNGVHPDAELDDPDDRWLNYNDSNVTETTGASVCSLRQQTAYILFYQRRM from the exons atggacAAGCTGCCCATTCTTATGGCTTTAATGTTGCAGACCGTGTGCAAGACACTGGCCATGCAGGGCTCGTCCTGCAAAAG CACCGTGGCGCAGGCCATCGGCTCCCAGAGCCTCGGAGGTCAGCAggactggcttgg GTTTCCAAACCCGGCCCAGATGTGCTACATGAACTCCAGCCTCCAGAGCCTGATCACGCTGGCGGACTTCATCAGGGACGTCAGCAGCCAGGAGGACGTGTGGAGTTCACTGCCTGAGGCTGAACTGATGAG AAGATTCATGGACGTAGTGTGGAGTCACCGCTCCGTCGACTCCTGCCACAAACTCCAGGCCCTCGATATGTTCAAGAGGGCCCTCTCAGTCCAGGCTCCTGAGTTTCGGGACAACTACCAGAAA gacgCTCACGAGTTCCTGATGACGGTCCTGGATCAGATGAGGAGTTTGTCCCCTCTGCTGCAGGAGGTCGCCGCCAGCTTAGGAAAAAGCTACAGATGCCCCGTCGAGGACCACCTGGTGTTCAAGATGCAGAACACCAGGACCTGCAAGGG CTGTGGAGCCCGGTTTACACAAGTGGAGAACTTCACCATCCTGTCTCTCAACCTGGTGCCGGGAGATTCAGTCCAGGAACTGCTCCAGGAGTCCCTGATG GAGACGGACTTGGAATTCAGGTGTGACTGCGGTGCCAACACATCCAGCCAGCAGTCCACCTTTGCGACCCTGCCCAA AGTGCTGATACTGCATCTGAAGCGTTTTCGCTACACTCCGCTCCTGCAGCTGGAGAAGCTGAGCGACCCAGTTGACCTCTTCAGGGAGCTGCTGGTGACCTCCAGCCAG GCTGATGGTTGGTACAGTCTGGTGAGTGTCATCAGCCATCTAGGCACCGAAGGGAACAGAG GACACTACGTGAGTAACGGGGTGCACCCAGATGCAGAGCTGGATGACCCCGATGACCGCTGGCTCAACTACAACGATTCAAATGTCACAGAGACAACCGGGGCGTCCGTCTGCAGTCTGCGTCAGCAAACCGCCTACATCCTTTTCTACCAAAGACGG ATGTAG